The Blastocatellia bacterium genome has a segment encoding these proteins:
- a CDS encoding nucleotidyltransferase family protein: MTLERLLKEKREEILKIAAKHGARNVRVFGSVARGEADEQSDIDLIVEFEPGRSLLDHAALWLELQELLGCKVDVVSERGIQPRIRDRVLREAIPL, encoded by the coding sequence ATGACCCTTGAGCGACTGTTGAAGGAGAAGCGGGAGGAGATCCTTAAAATCGCTGCCAAGCACGGCGCCCGCAACGTGCGCGTGTTTGGATCCGTCGCCCGCGGCGAAGCGGACGAGCAAAGCGACATAGACCTCATTGTGGAGTTCGAGCCCGGCCGGAGTCTCCTCGACCACGCGGCCCTCTGGCTCGAGCTGCAGGAACTGCTCGGGTGCAAGGTGGATGTCGTGAGCGAACGTGGCATCCAGCCGCGCATTCGTGATCGGGTATTGCGCGAGGCGATTCCCCTATGA
- a CDS encoding DUF86 domain-containing protein — protein MRDPKERLRDILDAIARIERYAARGRQAFEQDELIQVWIIHHLQVIGEAAANLGRDFHQAHPEVPWPQIVAMRNVLVHEYLGVDLEEVWRTVEHDLPALKQAIGRLLETLEE, from the coding sequence ATGAGGGATCCCAAAGAGCGCCTCAGGGACATCCTGGATGCCATCGCCCGCATCGAGCGCTATGCCGCCCGCGGCCGTCAGGCGTTCGAGCAGGACGAGCTGATCCAGGTCTGGATTATTCACCACCTTCAGGTCATTGGTGAGGCCGCGGCCAATCTCGGCCGGGATTTTCACCAGGCGCACCCAGAGGTGCCGTGGCCTCAAATCGTTGCCATGCGCAATGTGCTGGTTCACGAATACTTGGGAGTGGATCTTGAGGAAGTCTGGAGGACGGTGGAGCACGACCTGCCTGCCTTAAAGCAGGCTATTGGGAGGCTTTTAGAGACGCTGGAGGAATGA